In Clostridium omnivorum, the DNA window AATTTTATCAGAAATAAGAACAAGCAAAGATGATATTGAAGATTACTGTTTTAGGAGACTTCATGAAATTGCATTTGATAAAAGTCCTTTAAGATATGATACCTTAGGAGATGAAGGAACTGTAGGTAGTTTAACAAGAAAGCAGCTTGTTGATTTTTATAGAGCATATTATGTCCCTAATAATTGTGTTATAACAATTGTTTCGCCATATGAACATGAGGCAGTTATAAAACTAATAAATGAAAACTTTAAATTATGGCAAGAAAAAGATTTTAAGAGGGAAAAAATTATAATAGAAAAAAATAATGAATGTAAAGAAATTACCTATAAGAAGGATATTGAGCAAGCTGCAATATCATATGCATTTTCTTTTCATAATTTAAATAAAGAAGAAGAGCTGGCGCTTAGAATCTTAAATCATAAATTTGGAGAGAGTTCAAATTCTATGTTGTTTAGAGAATTGAGAGAAGAGAGAGGACTTGCTTATGATATATATTCTGATTTAGATTTGACAACAAATGTTAAGATGCTCTACATTTATACTTCAGTAGTAAGCGAATCTGTTGATGAGGCTATAGAGGCGATAAAAGATTGTATAGATGAAATAAAAAATGAAGTAGTGAAATTTGATGAAAGTACCACTGAGTTAATGAAAAAGGTTCTTAAAACTGCTGTAACTGCTACACTTGAAGATTCTACTGATCTAGGAAACTATATACTTCATCAAGTACTAGAAAATGTAAGCATATATGAATTTGTTGAAGATATGAAAAACCTTGAAAAAATAGAAGCAAAAAATATTTATGAAGTTGCAAGAAAAGTGTTTGAAAATCCTTCTATTCATATTTTACTGCCTGAAATGGAGTGATTTGTTTTGGAGAAAACTATTACTAAAATAGAAGTGCAAAAGAGAAATAAAAATAGGGTAAGTGTGTTTTTGAATCACGAATATATGTTTTCATGCAGCTCGGAATTAGTGTATTCCTATAAATTAAAAGTGGGCAATAAGGTTGACTTAGAATATTTAAAGGAATTGGCTCAGGAAGATAATTTTTTATGCTGTAAAAATGACGCTATGCGCGTTATAGAAAAAAGCTATAAAACGGAAAAGGAAATGTATGATAAGCTTATAAACAAAGGCTACGATGAGTCAGTAGTAAAGAAAACTATAGAGTTTTTAAAAAGCTACAGCTTTGTGGATGATTTAAAATATACTGAGCTATATATTAAAGAAAAAATAAGGAGTCAAGGGAATAACAAGATAAAATATTCCTTGTTAAAAAAGGGAATTGATGAAAAGCTAGTAAAGGAAAAGCTAAGTCAAGTAGACAGTGACATTGAATATTCAGTTGCTGAAACACTAGCTATAAAAAAATATGAACTGATTAAGAAGACTGAAAAAGATTGTAGAAAACAATATAAAAAGTTGGGTGACTATTTAATAAGAAATGGTTATGATTCTGAGATAGTAAGCAGCATAGTAAAGAAAACAGTGGTTAATGATAACAGTAATGAAGATATTCATGAAAAAGACTCAGGAGAAATAAGTTTGCTTGCTCAAAAGAGATTAAAAGTGCTCATGAAGTCAGAGCAGGATCAAAAGAAATTATATAAGAAGCTGGCAGACTATCTATTAAGACGAGGTTATAGATGGGAAGATGTAAAGTCATCACTAAAAGAATTAATGGATAATGTAGATTTTGAGGAATAACAAAAAGCTAGGTATATATCGCCTAGCTTTTCTTTTTTATAATTTATTTAAAACCAAAGGAGTAACTTAAGTTTATTTTTTTATAACTGAGAACTTTGGAAGTCCATTTTCCAAAGGTATTTCTGGAGTACCCTGTATTAATGGGGAAATATATTCAGTAACAGCATCAGTTACATTGTTACCTTCCTTATTAATCCATTCAGTTGGAAAGTATTTTATATTATTTGCAACCTTTGAGGCTTCTATAAGGAAGGTTTCAGAGCTATAAGGACAGCTTGAATTTCTTTTAATAGCTACCATATCACCAGAACAATCCGTATTAGAATATTCTAATGCTTTTTTACCAACCATATATGCCTCTTCTATATCTGTATTAGAAGCACAGTGCATTGCACACCTTTGGGTTACTCCAAGCTCCAAAGTTTTAACTCTAGAGGTTATGGAGTTTTCTATTATGA includes these proteins:
- a CDS encoding M16 family metallopeptidase translates to MEENIFDSNIEILPNGIKLITVKRQTGMCSIHAGIKIGSLYEKSNEKGICHFIEHMLFKGTYSRTNEELNNDLEQRGGEYNAYTNYDSTVYSITALCEELEPSIELMADMLQNSNFPMEELEKERGVILSEIRTSKDDIEDYCFRRLHEIAFDKSPLRYDTLGDEGTVGSLTRKQLVDFYRAYYVPNNCVITIVSPYEHEAVIKLINENFKLWQEKDFKREKIIIEKNNECKEITYKKDIEQAAISYAFSFHNLNKEEELALRILNHKFGESSNSMLFRELREERGLAYDIYSDLDLTTNVKMLYIYTSVVSESVDEAIEAIKDCIDEIKNEVVKFDESTTELMKKVLKTAVTATLEDSTDLGNYILHQVLENVSIYEFVEDMKNLEKIEAKNIYEVARKVFENPSIHILLPEME
- the recX gene encoding recombination regulator RecX gives rise to the protein MEKTITKIEVQKRNKNRVSVFLNHEYMFSCSSELVYSYKLKVGNKVDLEYLKELAQEDNFLCCKNDAMRVIEKSYKTEKEMYDKLINKGYDESVVKKTIEFLKSYSFVDDLKYTELYIKEKIRSQGNNKIKYSLLKKGIDEKLVKEKLSQVDSDIEYSVAETLAIKKYELIKKTEKDCRKQYKKLGDYLIRNGYDSEIVSSIVKKTVVNDNSNEDIHEKDSGEISLLAQKRLKVLMKSEQDQKKLYKKLADYLLRRGYRWEDVKSSLKELMDNVDFEE